From Trichoplusia ni isolate ovarian cell line Hi5 chromosome 11, tn1, whole genome shotgun sequence, the proteins below share one genomic window:
- the LOC113498505 gene encoding uncharacterized protein LOC113498505: MTPLSLCLMRRPMWKTANLLFQHGAVLLTRMTPMDTGLFIQFVMMCIPTKEEERILRLLVEKGALVNDPEAPGQRQPLHFAAMSNNCTLIRILIDLGADLYAKNHRNETPRQVAATFKCKEAMAIFEALEGEYDRRDSETASNVTAYEHFNLS; encoded by the exons ATGACACCACTCTCCCTTTGCTTAATGAGAAG GCCAATGTGGAAAACGGCCAATTTGTTATTTCAACATGGTGCGGTGCTGCTTACAAGAATGACTCCAATGGATACTGGATTGTTTATAC AGTTTGTAATGATGTGCATACCCAccaaagaagaagaaaggaTTCTTCGACTTCTTGTCGAGAAAGGTGCCCTAGTTAATGACCCAGAGGCTCCCGGCCAACGTCAACCACTACATTTCGCTGCTATGAGTAATAACTGTACCCTCATTCGTATTCTAATCGATTTAGGAGCTGACTTATACGCTAAGAACCATAGAAATGAAACTCCCAGACAAGTAGCAGCTACCTTTAAATGTAAAGAAGCGATGGCTATCTTTGAAGCCCTCGAAGGAGAATACGATAGAAGAGACAGTGAGACTGCAAGCAATGTAACTGCTTATGAGCATTTCAACTTgtcgtaa